In Bombina bombina isolate aBomBom1 chromosome 6, aBomBom1.pri, whole genome shotgun sequence, a single genomic region encodes these proteins:
- the GPR85 gene encoding probable G-protein coupled receptor 85, translating to MANDSHAADNILQNVSPLTAFLKLTSLGFIIGVSVVGNLLISILLVKDKTLHRAPYYFLLDLCCSDILRSAICFPFVFTSVKNGSTWTYGALTCKVIAFLGVLSCFHTAFMLFCISVTRYLAIAHHRFYTKRLTFWTCLAVICMVWTLSVAMAFPPVLDVGTYSFIREEDQCTFQHRSFRANDSLGFMLLLALILLATQLVYLKLIFFVHDRRKMKPVQFVAAVSQNWTFHGPGASGQAAANWLAGFGRGPTPPTLLGIRQNANTTGRRRLLVLDEFKMEKRISRMFYIMTFLFLTLWGPYLVACYWRVFARGPVVPGGFLTAAVWMSFAQAGINPFVCIFSNRELRRCFSTTLLYCRKSRLPREPYCVI from the coding sequence ATGGCGAACGATAGCCATGCAGCTGACAACATTCTGCAAAATGTGTCTCCTTTAACAGCTTTTTTAAAACTGACTTCATTGGGTTTCATTATAGGAGTCAGTGTTGTGGGTAACCTTCTTATCTCCATCTTGTTAGTCAAAGATAAGACCTTACACAGAGCTCCTTACTATTTCCTATTGGATCTTTGTTGTTCAGATATCCTCAGATCTGCAATTTGTTTCCCATTTGTATTTACCTCTGTAAAAAATGGTTCTACTTGGACTTATGGGGCTCTAACTTGCAAAGTGATTGCCTTTCTTGGGGTGTTGTCCTGCTTTCACACTGCTTTTATGCTATTCTGTATCAGTGTCACAAGATACCTAGCTATAGCTCACCATCGTTTTTATACAAAAAGATTAACCTTTTGGACTTGCTTGGCAGTAATTTGTATGGTGTGGACCTTATCAGTCGCAATGGCTTTCCCGCCAGTTCTAGATGTTGGCACATACTCCTTCATTAGGGAAGAAGACCAATGCACATTTCAGCATCGTTCCTTCAGGGCTAACGATTCCTTGGGATTTATGTTGCTTCTTGCTCTCATTCTTTTAGCCACACAGCTTGTCTACCTCAAGCTGATATTTTTTGTTCATGATCGCAGGAAAATGAAGCCAGTCCAGTTTGTAGCAGCGGTAAGTCAGAACTGGACTTTCCATGGTCCTGGAGCCAGTGGCCAAGCGGCAGCTAACTGGCTAGCTGGTTTTGGAAGGGGTCCCACACCACCCACCTTATTGGGAATACGACAAAATGCAAACACCACTGGCAGGAGAAGGCTGCTGGTTTTAGATGAATTCAAAATGGAAAAAAGGATCAGTAGAATGTTCTATATAATGACTTTCCTTTTCCTAACCTTGTGGGGTCCCTATTTGGTAGCTTGTTACTGGAGAGTGTTTGCAAGAGGCCCTGTGGTACCGGGAGGATTTTTAACTGCAGCTGTCTGGATGAGTTTTGCCCAAGCTGGAATCAATCCTTTTGTCTGCATTTTCTCAAACAGGGAGCTGAGGCGCTGTTTCAGCACTACCCTTCTTTACTGCAGAAAATCCAGGTTACCAAGGGAACCTTACTGTGTTATATGA